The following nucleotide sequence is from Bacteroidota bacterium.
AGTTGGTATACTGTGAATTTTACTTATTTTTGCACCTCTAAAAGCTTTATCAAGCATGTCAAAAGTAATAAAGATTAAAAAGGGGCTTCGAATCAATCTTGCCGGTAAAGCTGGCAAGACAATGGCCAATATTCCGACGGCTGCGTTGTATGCCCTTAAACCCTCTGATTTTATTGGGGTGGTTCCAAAACTACTCGTAAAAGAAGGTGATGAAGTAAAAGCTGGCAGCCCGCTTTTTTGCGACAAAGTCAAACCCGAAATTCTTTTTACTTCTCCGGTTAGCGGAACAGTAAAAGAAATTTTAAGGGGCGACCGCAGGAAAATTCTTTCCATTACGGTTGAACCAGACGGAAAAGGGCAATACAAAAGTTTTACCCGTGGAGCAGCAAACAGTTTGAACAGAGAAACAATAGTTGAAAACTTACTGAAAAGTGGGTTATGGCCATCGCTGAAAATGAGGCCATACGGAATTATAGCTCGCCCTCAGGATAAACCAAAATCCATTTTTATTTCCGGAATGGACAGTGCCCCGCTTGGTGTCGATTACAACTTCATCATGAAGGGCCTCGAAAGAGAATTTCAGGCAGGTATTGATATTCTTTCGAAACTCACCGATGGCAAAATTCACCTGGGAGTAGATGCCAAAGCCGAAACCTGCGCAGCATTTACCGGCGCACAAAATCTCGTACTTACATCTTACCAGGGCCCTCACCCTGCAGGCAATGTAGGCACCCATATCCATAAACTCGACCCTATAAACAAAGGCGAAGTGGTATGGACCCTCGACCCACAGCAGGTTGTAGCCATTGGCCACCTATTTACAGAAGGTCGCTACGATGCCACAAGAATAATAGCATTAACCGGTTCGGAAGTGAAAAACACCGGTTATTTTAAAATGGTTTCGGGAGCACATCTTTCTACAATTCTTGCGAACAATGTAAAAGGAAGTAACGTGCGAATAATTGGTGGCAATGTGCTGACAGGAAGCCTCCTCGATTCGGATGATTTCCTTGGTTACTATGAACCACAGATTACCGTAATTCCGGAAGGTAACCATTACGAATTCATGGGATGGATTGCTCCAGGTTTCAACAAATTCAGCTTCTCGCACACATTCTTCTCGTGGCTCACACCCAATAAGGAATACATCGTCGATACCAACATAAAAGGTGGCCACCGTGCACTAATGATTACAGGTAACTTCGAAAAAGTATTCCCCTTCAACATATTACCAATGCAATTGCTTAAAGCCATCATCATCGAAGACATCGATTTGATGGAGCAATTGGGAATTTACGAAGTAACAGAAGAAGATTTTGCATTGTGCGAGTTTATCGATACTTCTAAAACCGAAATCCAGTCCATTGTAAGAAAAGGATTGGATTTGATGGTGAAGGAAATGAGTTAGTAAAGAACCGATATTTTTAAAACAGAGATTTGAATGAAAGGTCTTAGAAATTATCTCAACAAAATAAAACCGAATTTTGAAAAGGGAGGCAAGTTGGAAAAATTCCATTCACTTTTCGATTCGGTCGAAACCCTGCTTTTTGTGCCCAACAAGGTTACCTATAGCGGGTCTCACATACGCGATGCCATCGATATGAAGCGTACCATGATTATGGTAGTGTTGGCCATGGTTCCTGCACTTCTTTTTGGTATGTGGAATGTAGGTTACCACCATTTTTTATCAATAGGTACCTATGCCGATAAAAGCTTTGGCGAAGTATTCTTCTTTGGATTCCTGAAAGTGCTTCCCATTATACTGGTATCTTATGGCACGGGATTAACCATCGAAATTATCTTTGCCCAAATAAAACATCACGATGTTCCAGAAGGTTTCTTTGTAACAGGAATGCTGATTCCACTTATACTTCCTGTAAATATTCCCCTTTGGATGGTAGCTCTTGCTACTGCATTTGCGGTTATCATTGGAGTTGAAGCTTTTGGTGGCACTGGAATGAACATCTTTAACCCTGCACTTTTAGCCCGTGCATTTCTTTTCTTTGCCTATCCCTCCGAAATGTCTGGAGATAAGGTGTGGGTAGCTGGCTTGCCGGAAGGTACCGGTGTAGTGGATGGATTCTCCGGAGCAACACCCCTGGCTCATCTGGCACAAAACGAGGCCTCGAAACTTGCCGACTTTTCTGATATGTTTTTTGGTTTTATACCTGGTTCTATTGGCGAAACATCGGTGCTGGCCATTTTAATCGGTGCGTTTATTCTTGTTTTTACAGGCATTGGAAGTTGGAAGATTATGCTTTCCGGGGTGCTGGGAGCATTAGCCATGGGACTTACCTTTCAGTTGGTTGGTATCATGAACCCATCGATAGAAAATGCTTACATGCATATTCCGGCCTATTATCACTTGGTAATGGGAGGTTTCGCATTTGGAATAGTATTTATGGCAACCGACCCTGTTTCTGCCTCACAAACCGAAAAAGGAAAGTGGATTTATGGATTCCTGATAGGCATCATAGCCGTGCTGATTAGAGTTGTTAATCCAGCCTATCCTGAAGGTGTTATGTTGGCAATTCTTCTTGGCAATGCCTGGGCTTCCCTCATCGACCATTATGTAATCGAAGCCAACATTAAAAAACGCCTGAAACGCGTGAAAGTAAAATCAACTATCTAATTGCAAAAAAAGATGAAAGAGTTCAGCAATACGTATATATTCACCTTTTCCTCCATCATGGTAATCGTTGTGGCACTGCTGCTTGCATTGGCTGCATTGCAACTTAAACCTTTGCAGGATAAAAATATCGAAATTGAGAAAAAACAAAATATTCTCGCTTCGATTAATGTTCCGGCTACTGCAGAAAATGCAGAAGAACTCTATGATAAATACATTACAGAAAGTTACGTAGTGAACACAACAGGATTGCGGGTTGATGGCATTGATGCCTTCGGAGTAGATATGAAAGCAGAACTTTCAAAACCTTCTATTGAGAGAGCACTCCCGGTTTATGTAAGCACACTTAGCAATGGTGAAAATGCTTTTGTTCTTCCCCTAAGAGGTAAAGGGCTTTGGGGTCCGATTTGGGGCTATATTTCGCTGAATAAAGACTTAAACACCATTTATGGAGTCAGTTTCGACCATCAGGGAGAAACCCCTGGTTTGGGTGCAGAAATTAAAGAAAGCTGGTATCAGCAGAAATTTATCGGAAAAAAAATATTTCAAGATTCGACCACTTTTGTGTCGATAAAAGTGCTTAAAGGAATTGTCGATCCTGCAAATCCTCATGCTGTAGATGGCATTTCGGGTGGAACCATCACCAGTAAAGGCCTTGAGGCAATGATTGATTCCTGTCTTGTGCTTTACAAAGAGTATTATTTTATAAACAGAAAATAACCATCATATAAGCTGATATGAGTACATCATCGAAAAATTTAAAACTGTTTACTGCTCCCTTCAATCTGCACAACCCAATTACAGTGCAGGTTCTTGGAATCTGTTCGGCACTTGCGGTAACAGTTAAACTGAAACCTGCAATTGTGATGGGTGTTTCAGTAATGGTAGTAACTGCCTTTTCTAACCTTCTCATATCGCTCATGAGAGACTATATACCGCCCCGTATCAGAATCATAGTGCAGCTGGTAGTGGTGGCTGCTCTCGTTATATTGGTTGACCAGGTTCTGCGCGCATTTGTTTACGACGTCAGTAAGCAATTATCGGTATATGTCGGCCTTATTATTACCAACTGTATCATCATGGGAAGATTGGAAGCCTATGCGATGGCTAATAAACCCTGGCCCTCCTTTGTTGATGGTGTAGGAAATGGAGCAGGCTATGCAGTTATTCTGATCATGATTGGTTTTACCAGAGAACTACTTGGTTCTGGAAGCCTGCTTGGTTACAATGTGGTACCCCAGTCATTCTACGAAGCTGGGTATATGAATAACGGTATGATGATTATGCCCCCAATGGCACTGATAGTAGTTGGCCTCATCATCTGGGTGCAACGTAGCAAATTCCCTGAACTGAACGAAACGCATTAAAATTATAAAAGCACTACCATGCAGGAGTATATCAATATAATAGTTAAGGCCATTTTTAGCGAGAACATGATTTTCGCTTTTTTCCTCGGCATGTGTTCATACCTTGCCGTGTCGAAAACAGTAAAAACATCGCTGGGGCTTGGAATCGCCGTAATTTTCGTGCAAATGGTTACCGTACCGGTTAACTACCTTTTGCTGGAAAATGTTTTAAAACCCGGAGCCTTAACCTGGCTCGGAGGTTCTTTTTCTGAAATTGATCTGTCGTTTCTAAGTTTTATGATTTACATTGCCACTATTGCTGCAATGGTTCAGTTAGTAGAGATGATAGTAGAGAAATTTTCACCCAGCCTATACAATTCTTTAGGAATATTTCTTCCGTTGATCGCTGTGAACTGTGCAATCCTTGCAGGATCGTTGTTTATGGAGCAGCGTGAATATCAAAATATGGGTGAGGTATTATCCTTTTCATTCGGATCGGGATTTGGCTGGGCTCTGGCAATTGTTACACTTGCCGCAATACGCGAAAGAATAAGGTATTCAAACATTCCGGCCCCCTTGCGTGGTTTGGGTATCACCTTTATAATTACAGGTTTGCTTGGAATAGCATTTATGAGTTTTATGGGCATCAAACTTTAACGATTTTTAACCAGTTAGAACATGATTATAGCGGCTACAACTTCGATGGTAATTCTGATAAGCATCTTATCTTTCTGGATTATCATTCTGCTACTTGTTACAAGTTTAATTATAGCACGTAACAGACTTGCTCCGCAAGGTAAGGTGGTGATTAACATCAACGATGGCAACACCGTAGAGGTTAGTCCGGGATCGACTCTATTAAGTACTCTATCGGCTCAAAATATATTTTTACCTTCGGCATGTGGTGGCGGTGGAACCTGCGGCATGTGCCGTTGTCAGGTAATTGAGGGCGGGGGATCGATCCTATCGACAGAAACAGGATACTTTACACGTAAGGAACAAGCCAATCACTGGCGCCTGGGTTGTCAGGTAAAAGTGCGTAACGACCTTAAAATACATGTGCCTGAAGAAATTTTAGGCATCAAAAAATGGGAATGCGAGGTGGTTTCGAACCACAATGTTGCCACTTTTATTAAAGAATTTGTAGTAAAACTTCCGCCGGGCGAAACCCTCGATTTTAAATCGGGGGGATACATTCAGATAGATGTTCCCAAATATGAAATGGACTTTAAAGATTTGGAGGTTGAAGCTGAGTACCGCGATGAGTGGGACAAATTCAAACTGTGGGATTTGAAAATGAAGAATTCCGAAGAAACTTATCGGGCTTATTCGATGGCCAACCACCCTGCAGAAGGAAATATTGTTATGCTCAACATACGTATAGCCACTCCACCCTGGGATGCCAAAACCGGAAGTTGGGCAAAGGTTAACCCTGGTATTTGTTCATCGTACATCTTTTCGCGCAAACCCGGCGATAAAGTAACCATCTCGGGCCCTTATGGCGAATTCTTTATTCAAGACACCAACAACGAAATGCTCTATATTGGTGGTGGGGCTGGTATGGCCCCTTTGCGTTCTCATCTTTTCCATCTGTTTCATACTGCAAAATCTGGCCGGAAAGTAAGTTATTGGTACGGAGCTCGCTCGCGCCGTGAAATATTTTACGAAGATCAATTCCGTGCCATTGAAAAAGAATTTCCCAACTTTAAATTTGTAATTGCTTTAAGCGATCCACAGCCCAACGACAACTGGGACGGCCCTGTTGGCTTTATTCACCAGGTGATTTATGACAATTACCTCAGCAAACACGAAGCCCCGGAAGATATTGAGTATTACATGTGCGGCCCCGGCCCTATGGTTGGAGCAGTGAAAAAAATGTTGTACAACCTGGGTGTAGCTGATGAAAGTATCTATTTCGACGACTTTGGAAATTAATTCATACCAAACAAACCAATTTTAAAGGAGGCTTATCTAGCCTCCTTTTTTTATTTTTAGATATCAATTCTTAAGTCTATTTTCTGAGTAGGCCGTAGTTTTTTTGACAGTTTATTCCACTTCAATTTTATTCAGAATAGCATGAGTTGCGCTACTTTTTGATTATTTAGATTCTTACCTTCGCATGAAAATCCCATACAATGAATTCACTATTCAAAAAACTAACATCACTATTTTTTCTCTTTATCGCTTTATTGCCTTTATCCTGCAAACAGGAACCTGTCTATAAAAAAATACAAGGCGAAACCCAGGGTACTACCTATCATATTACCTATCAAAGCCATCCGCGAAATAATTTTCAACCCGAAATTGAAAAACTGCTGGCCGACTTCGATCTTTCATTGTCGGCCTATGTGCAGGAATCGATACTATCGAGAGTAAACCGAAACGAAACAAACGTAATGCTAGATGATTACTTTATTACGGTTTTCAATAAATCGAAAGAGATTTATACCCTCACCGATGGAGCCTTTGATATTACAGTAGCCCCCCTGGTAAATGCCTGGGGATTTGGTCCCGATCCGGCACAGAACGCCGACAGCGCGTTGATTGACAGCCTACGGCAATATGTGGGTATGCCGCTTGTGAAGGTGGAAGGAAGGACATTGATTAAAAATCATCCAGCGGTGAAAATCGATGTAAATGCCATTGCACAAGGTTATTCGGCAGATGTAATCGCAGATTTCCTCGTTAGCAAAAGAGTGGTAAACCTTATGGTTGAAATTGGAGGAGAGATTGTAACCAAAGGTTTAAATCCGAAAGGCGAAGAATGGAAAATTGGCGTTGACAAACCCACCGACAATAACTTTTCGCCCGGGCAGAACCTTCAGGCAATCTTAAAAATTTCTGGTAAGGCGCTTGCAACCTCGGGTAATTACAGGAAGTTTTATGAAAAAGACGGCCAGAAATACGTGCACAGCATCGACCCGCAT
It contains:
- a CDS encoding Na(+)-translocating NADH-quinone reductase subunit A is translated as MSKVIKIKKGLRINLAGKAGKTMANIPTAALYALKPSDFIGVVPKLLVKEGDEVKAGSPLFCDKVKPEILFTSPVSGTVKEILRGDRRKILSITVEPDGKGQYKSFTRGAANSLNRETIVENLLKSGLWPSLKMRPYGIIARPQDKPKSIFISGMDSAPLGVDYNFIMKGLEREFQAGIDILSKLTDGKIHLGVDAKAETCAAFTGAQNLVLTSYQGPHPAGNVGTHIHKLDPINKGEVVWTLDPQQVVAIGHLFTEGRYDATRIIALTGSEVKNTGYFKMVSGAHLSTILANNVKGSNVRIIGGNVLTGSLLDSDDFLGYYEPQITVIPEGNHYEFMGWIAPGFNKFSFSHTFFSWLTPNKEYIVDTNIKGGHRALMITGNFEKVFPFNILPMQLLKAIIIEDIDLMEQLGIYEVTEEDFALCEFIDTSKTEIQSIVRKGLDLMVKEMS
- a CDS encoding NADH:ubiquinone reductase (Na(+)-transporting) subunit B; the encoded protein is MKGLRNYLNKIKPNFEKGGKLEKFHSLFDSVETLLFVPNKVTYSGSHIRDAIDMKRTMIMVVLAMVPALLFGMWNVGYHHFLSIGTYADKSFGEVFFFGFLKVLPIILVSYGTGLTIEIIFAQIKHHDVPEGFFVTGMLIPLILPVNIPLWMVALATAFAVIIGVEAFGGTGMNIFNPALLARAFLFFAYPSEMSGDKVWVAGLPEGTGVVDGFSGATPLAHLAQNEASKLADFSDMFFGFIPGSIGETSVLAILIGAFILVFTGIGSWKIMLSGVLGALAMGLTFQLVGIMNPSIENAYMHIPAYYHLVMGGFAFGIVFMATDPVSASQTEKGKWIYGFLIGIIAVLIRVVNPAYPEGVMLAILLGNAWASLIDHYVIEANIKKRLKRVKVKSTI
- the nqrC gene encoding NADH:ubiquinone reductase (Na(+)-transporting) subunit C, whose product is MKEFSNTYIFTFSSIMVIVVALLLALAALQLKPLQDKNIEIEKKQNILASINVPATAENAEELYDKYITESYVVNTTGLRVDGIDAFGVDMKAELSKPSIERALPVYVSTLSNGENAFVLPLRGKGLWGPIWGYISLNKDLNTIYGVSFDHQGETPGLGAEIKESWYQQKFIGKKIFQDSTTFVSIKVLKGIVDPANPHAVDGISGGTITSKGLEAMIDSCLVLYKEYYFINRK
- a CDS encoding NADH:ubiquinone reductase (Na(+)-transporting) subunit D → MSTSSKNLKLFTAPFNLHNPITVQVLGICSALAVTVKLKPAIVMGVSVMVVTAFSNLLISLMRDYIPPRIRIIVQLVVVAALVILVDQVLRAFVYDVSKQLSVYVGLIITNCIIMGRLEAYAMANKPWPSFVDGVGNGAGYAVILIMIGFTRELLGSGSLLGYNVVPQSFYEAGYMNNGMMIMPPMALIVVGLIIWVQRSKFPELNETH
- the nqrE gene encoding NADH:ubiquinone reductase (Na(+)-transporting) subunit E, whose product is MQEYINIIVKAIFSENMIFAFFLGMCSYLAVSKTVKTSLGLGIAVIFVQMVTVPVNYLLLENVLKPGALTWLGGSFSEIDLSFLSFMIYIATIAAMVQLVEMIVEKFSPSLYNSLGIFLPLIAVNCAILAGSLFMEQREYQNMGEVLSFSFGSGFGWALAIVTLAAIRERIRYSNIPAPLRGLGITFIITGLLGIAFMSFMGIKL
- a CDS encoding NADH:ubiquinone reductase (Na(+)-transporting) subunit F, encoding MIIAATTSMVILISILSFWIIILLLVTSLIIARNRLAPQGKVVININDGNTVEVSPGSTLLSTLSAQNIFLPSACGGGGTCGMCRCQVIEGGGSILSTETGYFTRKEQANHWRLGCQVKVRNDLKIHVPEEILGIKKWECEVVSNHNVATFIKEFVVKLPPGETLDFKSGGYIQIDVPKYEMDFKDLEVEAEYRDEWDKFKLWDLKMKNSEETYRAYSMANHPAEGNIVMLNIRIATPPWDAKTGSWAKVNPGICSSYIFSRKPGDKVTISGPYGEFFIQDTNNEMLYIGGGAGMAPLRSHLFHLFHTAKSGRKVSYWYGARSRREIFYEDQFRAIEKEFPNFKFVIALSDPQPNDNWDGPVGFIHQVIYDNYLSKHEAPEDIEYYMCGPGPMVGAVKKMLYNLGVADESIYFDDFGN
- a CDS encoding FAD:protein FMN transferase; amino-acid sequence: MNSLFKKLTSLFFLFIALLPLSCKQEPVYKKIQGETQGTTYHITYQSHPRNNFQPEIEKLLADFDLSLSAYVQESILSRVNRNETNVMLDDYFITVFNKSKEIYTLTDGAFDITVAPLVNAWGFGPDPAQNADSALIDSLRQYVGMPLVKVEGRTLIKNHPAVKIDVNAIAQGYSADVIADFLVSKRVVNLMVEIGGEIVTKGLNPKGEEWKIGVDKPTDNNFSPGQNLQAILKISGKALATSGNYRKFYEKDGQKYVHSIDPHTGYPVVSNLLSTTVVASDCMTADAMATAFMVMGLENSIAWLTKHPELDAFLIYADEDGNYKTFITEGMKNSMVQ